The following are from one region of the Alicyclobacillus fastidiosus genome:
- a CDS encoding APC family permease — MQSVGSKQGGFKQVLGMRQILAIAIAAISPTTSVFLVYGAGLSFAGTGVFWAFVIGACIAISMAFCYAELGAVFPGAGGAYTIVRKALGKPFGFITVFLFLVLGIVISASILVSSATYLNSLLPQIPVNWAAVVMMLIVTWFSLERIGAASWVAMAMLVIELAVIFAFIIVSFAGVKHPVSFLLHPATVDAHSHPVGIGMGAMLAAVVPALFAFNGYDWPLYFAEETVNAKKALPRAVMIAVLASVVIELLAVAAATLAIPNLSVAVQSDAPLTYIAQSTMGHVGATILVIGVVIAMFDTGLSGNLAYARIYLDSARDQSWPSPINRFFSSMNRHHVPKWGFVFLGIGNILLCYFTSLNNLITFTGVIIVVIYLLIAISAIVIRFKHKSADRSFRMPLWPIPPVIAIIGVIVALTQQASTDLVKTAVIIVIALIYWFAYLRMKRSRADSGQAETSSLG, encoded by the coding sequence GTGCAAAGTGTGGGATCGAAACAGGGCGGTTTCAAGCAGGTACTCGGGATGAGACAGATCCTTGCCATTGCCATTGCAGCCATCTCGCCTACGACCTCCGTCTTTCTAGTCTACGGCGCAGGTCTCTCATTTGCCGGAACGGGTGTGTTCTGGGCGTTTGTCATCGGTGCGTGCATCGCCATTTCGATGGCCTTTTGTTACGCCGAACTGGGCGCGGTATTTCCAGGGGCGGGAGGCGCTTATACGATTGTCCGGAAGGCCCTCGGTAAGCCATTTGGATTCATCACGGTATTCTTGTTCTTGGTACTTGGTATCGTCATTAGCGCGAGTATTCTTGTATCCTCTGCAACCTACCTGAACTCACTGCTGCCGCAGATCCCAGTCAATTGGGCCGCAGTCGTCATGATGCTCATCGTCACGTGGTTTTCGCTTGAGCGAATCGGCGCTGCTAGTTGGGTGGCTATGGCGATGTTGGTCATTGAGCTGGCGGTCATCTTTGCTTTCATTATCGTCTCGTTCGCGGGTGTAAAACACCCCGTATCGTTTCTGTTGCACCCAGCGACCGTAGACGCGCACAGCCACCCTGTGGGGATCGGCATGGGTGCGATGTTGGCCGCCGTTGTGCCGGCCTTGTTTGCGTTTAATGGCTACGACTGGCCACTCTACTTTGCCGAAGAGACGGTGAATGCGAAGAAGGCACTTCCACGTGCGGTGATGATCGCGGTACTCGCATCGGTCGTGATTGAACTGCTCGCGGTCGCAGCAGCTACTTTGGCGATTCCAAACCTTTCGGTCGCCGTGCAATCTGACGCACCGCTCACGTACATCGCGCAGTCTACGATGGGTCACGTTGGGGCGACGATACTCGTCATTGGCGTGGTCATCGCGATGTTCGACACGGGCCTCAGCGGCAACTTGGCTTATGCGCGCATTTACTTGGATTCCGCGCGCGACCAGAGTTGGCCGAGTCCCATCAATCGCTTTTTTTCCAGCATGAACCGCCATCACGTGCCGAAGTGGGGATTTGTCTTCCTTGGCATTGGGAACATCCTCTTGTGTTATTTCACGTCACTGAACAACCTGATCACGTTTACCGGCGTGATCATCGTGGTGATCTACTTGCTTATCGCCATTTCTGCCATTGTCATTCGATTCAAACACAAGTCTGCTGACAGGTCATTTCGCATGCCGCTTTGGCCTATTCCGCCAGTCATCGCGATCATTGGCGTGATTGTCGCCCTGACACAGCAAGCGAGTACAGACTTGGTGAAGACGGCCGTCATTATCGTGATCGCCTTGATTTACTGGTTTGCTTACCTGCGGATGAAGCGCTCCCGTGCGGACAGCGGACAGGCGGAGACGTCTTCTCTGGGGTAA
- a CDS encoding diguanylate cyclase — translation MRRKHELLAQPGMFQYFFDNHPDGICIVDSEGYVLDANQSALHISGYAYDEIVEKAMNELLGYVGDAQTRPDLNFSEPTELYFRHRMGHMVYVRVASIPVVVDGRKMGMFIEFEDITEQREQRQELLDIQEMFSFIAEKSQNIISAFSPNGVFTYISPTVKALLGYTPEEVIGKPAAAFNHPDDNEELRKFHNLRSSGQSLDRFTGRVRHKNGEYRWYETTAQYIRNESGQIIQTIGVGRDITDRKQAEETIAYLAYHDTLTDLPNRRLFMKRARFALEESQQGRHSLMLLDLDGFKYVNDTFGHDIGDQLLIEVAKRLTDVIGDNDIVARLGGDEFTILQTHIEQMDDWTRFIERIKDVIAEPISIEGHILRVNASIGVALYPSDGTEVETLMRNADVAMYRSKKGKTQL, via the coding sequence ATGAGACGAAAACATGAGTTACTTGCCCAACCGGGTATGTTTCAATATTTCTTTGACAACCATCCGGATGGCATATGCATCGTGGACTCTGAGGGTTATGTTTTAGATGCCAATCAATCGGCATTACATATCAGTGGTTATGCGTACGACGAGATCGTCGAGAAGGCGATGAACGAATTGTTGGGGTATGTTGGTGACGCGCAGACTAGACCTGATTTGAACTTTTCAGAGCCTACGGAGCTATACTTCCGGCATCGGATGGGGCATATGGTTTATGTTCGCGTCGCAAGCATTCCAGTGGTCGTTGATGGACGCAAGATGGGGATGTTCATCGAATTCGAAGATATCACAGAACAACGGGAACAGCGTCAGGAACTGTTAGATATCCAGGAAATGTTCTCGTTCATTGCCGAGAAGTCCCAAAACATCATCTCTGCCTTTTCACCAAATGGCGTTTTCACCTACATCTCTCCAACTGTCAAAGCACTACTCGGATATACACCAGAAGAGGTGATCGGCAAACCCGCTGCAGCCTTCAACCACCCGGATGACAACGAAGAACTACGGAAATTCCACAATTTGCGTTCCTCTGGTCAATCCTTAGATCGATTTACAGGTCGTGTACGGCATAAAAATGGTGAGTATCGATGGTACGAAACCACAGCCCAATATATTCGCAATGAATCAGGTCAAATCATCCAGACCATTGGCGTAGGACGGGATATCACGGATCGCAAACAAGCAGAAGAGACCATTGCATATCTTGCTTACCACGACACGTTAACCGATTTACCAAATCGGCGCTTGTTTATGAAGCGTGCACGTTTCGCCTTAGAGGAATCGCAACAAGGGCGTCACAGTCTAATGTTACTTGATTTGGATGGATTCAAGTACGTGAACGACACGTTCGGACACGATATTGGAGACCAACTTCTGATCGAAGTAGCCAAAAGGTTGACAGACGTGATTGGAGATAACGACATTGTGGCCCGTCTGGGCGGAGACGAGTTCACCATTCTTCAGACGCATATCGAACAGATGGATGACTGGACTAGATTCATTGAGCGGATCAAGGATGTCATTGCCGAACCAATATCCATCGAAGGTCATATACTTCGCGTTAACGCGAGCATCGGAGTCGCACTGTATCCATCAGACGGAACCGAGGTGGAGACGCTCATGAGAAATGCGGACGTAGCGATGTATCGCTCTAAAAAAGGTAAAACCCAACTTTGA
- a CDS encoding CAP domain-containing protein, protein MLKQTIVGFAATSLFAVGMAGPVFAATNTSSGTNVHTTTVAFTNWDQVNNWLQHYVQTLPASPATQAPVQKPVAQTQTTQTSVQKSVPVQQTTSTTKTPSQTSQASTTSKTSGTSVPTYVQQVVNLVNQERQKNGVAPLTISASLDNVAQTKAQDMVNENYFDHTSPKYGSPFNMMTTFGIHYTYAGENIAAGQPDAATVMKDWMNSPGHRANILNPNYTQIGVGEAHGGSYGTYWVQEFIHP, encoded by the coding sequence ATGCTTAAACAGACCATCGTTGGATTTGCCGCCACATCCTTGTTTGCTGTAGGTATGGCAGGGCCTGTCTTTGCCGCTACGAACACGAGCTCTGGTACCAACGTGCACACAACTACGGTTGCGTTCACGAATTGGGATCAAGTCAACAACTGGTTGCAACACTACGTGCAAACATTGCCTGCTTCTCCCGCTACACAGGCTCCAGTACAGAAACCTGTCGCTCAAACGCAAACCACACAGACTTCTGTACAGAAATCTGTACCCGTCCAGCAGACAACTTCCACGACAAAGACACCATCGCAGACGTCACAGGCTAGTACGACGTCCAAGACTAGTGGAACCTCTGTTCCGACGTATGTGCAACAAGTCGTGAACTTGGTGAATCAAGAACGGCAAAAGAATGGCGTGGCGCCGCTTACGATCAGCGCATCGTTGGATAACGTGGCGCAGACCAAAGCGCAGGATATGGTCAACGAAAATTATTTCGATCACACCTCGCCCAAATACGGGAGCCCGTTTAACATGATGACGACATTTGGTATACACTACACATATGCTGGTGAGAATATTGCGGCTGGCCAGCCGGATGCTGCAACGGTCATGAAGGACTGGATGAACAGCCCAGGGCACCGTGCCAACATTCTCAACCCAAACTATACGCAAATTGGGGTTGGTGAAGCGCACGGAGGTTCCTACGGAACCTATTGGGTACAGGAATTCATCCACCCGTAA
- a CDS encoding helix-turn-helix transcriptional regulator, with protein sequence MRKNELGRFSDASFLILSSLANGPKHGYAMMEDIRAFSGTQLEPGTLYGAITRLEKQGWIEALPAEERRRPYRITTDGATALREQVATLEQVASVGKKRLATLEGM encoded by the coding sequence ATGCGAAAAAATGAATTAGGTCGTTTTTCTGATGCATCGTTCCTGATTCTTTCGAGCTTGGCCAACGGCCCGAAACACGGTTACGCCATGATGGAGGATATTCGAGCATTCAGCGGGACTCAATTGGAACCCGGAACACTATATGGCGCTATCACGCGCTTGGAAAAACAGGGGTGGATCGAAGCTCTCCCCGCCGAGGAAAGGCGCCGTCCCTACCGCATCACGACCGACGGCGCTACTGCTCTTCGCGAACAGGTTGCCACTCTCGAGCAAGTCGCTTCCGTCGGCAAAAAGCGGCTGGCTACTTTGGAGGGAATGTAA
- a CDS encoding extracellular solute-binding protein, giving the protein MKRRIIAASLVAIVASVQLISGCDRGTGAASEKESTQVKDVTLTMWTHDQDYANLFASEEKIWAKQYPQYHITFKAQVFPASDFWNKELNAMVSNENLPNFLDLEISHFSLFMKPGVLSKYVLDLTPLLGNTQEDLEKLSPYTYQGNVYALESALSPVGYYYQPAIFKKYGIKTPITTWSQFYQDGVKLSQHGIAMAPIAEDGSSAVFQNLFYEAGGSFFNSSGKMTVDSPLAYTTLNYIKQCIDHGVLKMVNSNTFWGPGIYQDYAQGKIAGVIAPDWYASADLQSSAPAMAGKWRLQTMPRWPNSPYTTSTWGGTGIAIAKNTPNSQLAWSLLHFVYATQAGQVQRFNQIGYFPNMKSAQTDPAVVNQPFSYFGGQKIGSIWDAASKNIPEYWQSPLEAEFQTFLGNSLESVYLDKQSVKTAMSQLEDQMKQQQFFGY; this is encoded by the coding sequence ATGAAGAGAAGGATCATCGCCGCGAGTTTGGTTGCAATTGTAGCATCTGTTCAACTGATAAGTGGTTGTGACCGAGGTACAGGGGCTGCTTCCGAGAAAGAGTCGACTCAAGTTAAAGACGTGACCCTGACCATGTGGACTCATGACCAGGACTACGCCAACCTTTTCGCGAGTGAAGAAAAAATTTGGGCAAAGCAATACCCGCAATATCACATCACATTTAAGGCACAGGTATTTCCAGCGAGCGATTTTTGGAACAAGGAACTAAATGCGATGGTTTCAAATGAAAATTTACCGAATTTTTTGGATTTAGAAATCAGTCACTTTTCCCTATTTATGAAACCAGGGGTATTGTCAAAGTACGTATTAGATTTAACTCCCCTTCTCGGCAATACACAAGAGGACCTCGAAAAGTTATCTCCGTACACGTATCAAGGGAATGTATACGCACTAGAAAGCGCATTGAGCCCAGTAGGGTATTATTATCAGCCAGCAATATTTAAAAAATATGGTATCAAAACACCCATAACCACCTGGAGCCAGTTTTATCAAGACGGTGTAAAGTTGAGCCAACACGGGATTGCCATGGCTCCCATCGCCGAGGACGGTTCCTCGGCTGTCTTCCAGAATCTCTTTTACGAAGCCGGTGGGTCCTTCTTTAACTCGTCTGGGAAGATGACTGTGGATTCACCACTTGCCTATACGACACTTAACTATATCAAACAGTGTATCGATCACGGTGTATTGAAAATGGTCAACTCAAATACATTCTGGGGACCCGGTATTTATCAGGATTATGCACAGGGGAAAATCGCTGGTGTAATCGCGCCAGACTGGTACGCAAGTGCGGATCTACAATCGTCTGCTCCCGCTATGGCTGGAAAATGGCGTCTCCAAACGATGCCTAGATGGCCGAACTCTCCCTATACTACGAGCACGTGGGGAGGTACTGGAATAGCGATCGCCAAAAATACTCCGAACTCACAATTGGCGTGGAGCTTGCTGCATTTTGTTTATGCAACGCAAGCGGGGCAAGTGCAGCGTTTCAATCAGATTGGATATTTTCCGAACATGAAATCTGCTCAAACGGATCCGGCGGTTGTGAATCAACCGTTTAGCTACTTTGGCGGCCAAAAAATTGGGTCAATTTGGGATGCAGCATCAAAAAATATACCTGAATACTGGCAAAGCCCATTAGAGGCTGAATTTCAAACCTTTCTTGGTAACTCACTTGAGTCCGTGTACCTGGATAAACAGAGCGTAAAGACCGCTATGTCACAACTCGAAGATCAAATGAAGCAGCAGCAGTTCTTCGGTTATTGA
- a CDS encoding sugar kinase: MTGRPFVFTIGEMLVEIMRPEVDVPLRRTGAFVGPYPSGAPAIFIDAIAKLGIGAGIVGCVGDDDFGLCVRERLSSDGVDVSQVRVCKDKTTAVAFVNYFASGDREFLFHVADAAAGQIRADQLKREWLHAETVLHLNGSSIAINEAVRQICYEAARLVKECGGTITLDPNVRPELFTRGEMERLYGPLLSYCDYVIPSRGEAEWMTSSETLDDAAAQLFELGVKAVVCKRGADGCVLYTPDFRLESSAFDVQVVDPTGAGDCFSAGLVYGLLRKWEWPTILTFANAMGALATCKQGPMEGTLSLSEVVEFIKKHGVELAHG, translated from the coding sequence GTGACAGGACGGCCATTTGTCTTTACCATTGGTGAAATGCTCGTGGAGATCATGCGCCCTGAGGTCGATGTGCCGCTGCGTCGAACTGGGGCGTTTGTGGGACCTTATCCAAGTGGGGCCCCGGCCATTTTTATCGACGCCATCGCCAAACTTGGCATTGGTGCTGGTATCGTTGGATGCGTCGGAGATGACGACTTTGGCCTGTGTGTCAGGGAGAGATTGAGCAGCGACGGCGTCGACGTCAGCCAGGTTCGAGTGTGCAAGGACAAGACCACGGCAGTCGCCTTTGTGAACTACTTTGCGTCTGGTGACAGGGAGTTCCTGTTTCACGTCGCCGACGCCGCGGCCGGGCAGATCCGGGCGGATCAACTCAAGAGAGAGTGGTTACATGCAGAGACCGTGCTTCATTTGAATGGCTCTAGTATTGCCATCAATGAAGCGGTGCGCCAGATCTGTTACGAGGCGGCGCGTTTGGTCAAGGAATGTGGCGGAACCATTACGTTGGATCCGAACGTACGCCCAGAACTGTTCACTCGCGGCGAAATGGAGCGGCTCTACGGCCCCCTTCTGTCGTATTGTGACTACGTCATTCCGAGTCGGGGAGAGGCGGAATGGATGACGAGCTCCGAGACACTGGACGATGCAGCCGCTCAATTGTTCGAGCTCGGCGTGAAGGCGGTGGTCTGCAAGCGCGGCGCAGATGGATGCGTTTTGTACACGCCAGACTTCCGCCTGGAGTCCTCTGCTTTCGACGTGCAGGTGGTCGATCCGACCGGGGCAGGCGACTGTTTCAGTGCAGGGCTGGTTTATGGTTTGCTGCGCAAGTGGGAATGGCCAACCATTCTCACCTTTGCCAATGCGATGGGAGCCCTAGCGACTTGCAAACAAGGGCCGATGGAGGGGACTCTTTCGTTGTCTGAAGTAGTTGAGTTTATTAAGAAACATGGAGTGGAACTAGCTCACGGTTGA
- a CDS encoding carbohydrate ABC transporter permease → MKVKIFDISLNIVVWIGGILVVIPFLWMMISSFKTQGQIFQSPFSLPRGLNLHNYSSLFTQWPYLEWYRNSVMVAVILTGLTVFFSTLAGYGFSKYQFKGKSWMFAIVIMSLSIPFQSILIPLYSEMAEMHIANSYVSLIIPFIAPPVGIFLMRQFIYSVPDELLDAGRIDGCSEFTLYLRIVLPLLKPAMGALAIITFVSTWGNFLWPLVMLNDSSKFTLPLGLYSLLSDASNGGNAQYGQMLAGAALASVPPVVLFLFMQRAFVNGMTMGGVKDD, encoded by the coding sequence GTGAAGGTAAAAATATTCGATATCAGTCTAAATATTGTTGTGTGGATCGGTGGGATTCTGGTTGTCATCCCGTTTCTGTGGATGATGATTAGTTCATTCAAAACGCAGGGACAAATCTTCCAGTCGCCGTTTTCGCTTCCCAGGGGGCTGAATTTGCACAACTATTCATCGTTGTTCACTCAATGGCCGTATTTGGAGTGGTACAGAAATAGTGTGATGGTCGCAGTGATATTAACAGGATTGACGGTGTTTTTCTCCACTTTAGCCGGATACGGATTTTCAAAGTATCAGTTCAAAGGAAAGTCCTGGATGTTTGCGATTGTCATTATGAGTTTGTCGATTCCATTTCAGAGTATTTTAATTCCGCTCTATAGCGAGATGGCTGAAATGCATATTGCCAACAGCTACGTTTCCTTGATTATCCCCTTTATCGCACCCCCAGTTGGAATTTTTCTGATGCGTCAGTTTATCTACAGCGTTCCAGATGAATTACTAGACGCTGGCCGGATCGATGGCTGTAGTGAATTCACCCTTTATTTGAGAATTGTACTGCCTCTGCTCAAACCCGCAATGGGTGCGTTAGCCATTATTACGTTCGTTTCAACTTGGGGTAATTTCTTGTGGCCATTAGTGATGCTGAACGATTCGTCCAAATTCACCTTGCCGCTGGGGCTATATTCGTTGTTAAGTGACGCTTCTAATGGGGGGAATGCACAGTATGGACAAATGCTGGCGGGCGCTGCTTTAGCGAGTGTTCCCCCCGTTGTCCTATTTCTGTTTATGCAGAGAGCATTTGTAAATGGTATGACCATGGGCGGGGTAAAGGACGATTGA
- a CDS encoding AraC family transcriptional regulator: protein MKKLDVVFGDQSIVQRVIHVIGLLTSQLCCITLHNHRFCPFQLPSDSIHVVFITGYTHYIEILTRNGMVYMADFLYDPAEELTSPDHFGVLADHFRKSSNYSVRRSKGTQDYLLTFTMAGQGGFKISDKMETCVCGDVSILAPGTPHHYGTLGQKWEFFWVHFVPRSDWLTWIQKMGAQSGFTQSSIADVSVQRRIRGVFRRMIRDSRALGSHQHALAMNAVEELLIVLARSLRQSNIGFDPRVDEVLQFISHRFSENISVDMLADQVGLSSSRLSHIFKQQVGESIVECLIKLRLRHASRLLERTTEQISEIADLCGFQSPYYFTRKFRDHYGMSPTQYRNTLLKEDV from the coding sequence ATGAAAAAACTCGACGTCGTTTTCGGTGATCAGAGCATCGTCCAACGGGTGATCCATGTTATTGGCCTCCTTACGTCCCAGCTATGTTGCATCACTTTACACAACCATCGTTTTTGCCCATTTCAACTCCCCTCTGATTCCATTCACGTCGTTTTCATTACGGGTTATACTCATTATATTGAGATTCTGACACGAAACGGAATGGTTTATATGGCTGATTTCCTATACGATCCTGCTGAGGAGTTAACGAGTCCTGACCATTTTGGGGTTCTAGCTGACCATTTTCGAAAGTCGTCCAATTACTCTGTTCGTCGCTCGAAAGGAACACAGGATTACCTTTTGACATTTACCATGGCCGGACAAGGCGGATTTAAAATCAGTGACAAAATGGAAACGTGTGTGTGCGGAGATGTATCGATTCTCGCCCCCGGCACACCACACCATTACGGAACATTGGGACAAAAATGGGAATTTTTTTGGGTGCATTTTGTTCCCCGGTCAGATTGGCTGACCTGGATTCAGAAGATGGGAGCGCAATCCGGATTTACCCAATCGAGCATTGCCGACGTCTCTGTACAACGGCGAATCCGTGGCGTGTTTCGAAGGATGATTCGCGATAGTCGCGCTCTGGGTTCTCATCAGCATGCATTAGCCATGAATGCGGTAGAAGAACTACTGATTGTTCTCGCGCGTAGTCTTCGGCAATCAAATATTGGATTCGATCCGCGCGTCGATGAAGTATTACAATTTATATCACACCGTTTCTCTGAAAACATCAGTGTCGATATGTTAGCGGACCAGGTCGGGTTGTCCTCGTCTCGACTTAGTCACATATTCAAGCAACAAGTAGGGGAATCGATTGTCGAGTGTCTCATTAAACTCAGATTGCGGCACGCGTCACGGCTGCTCGAGCGCACTACAGAACAAATTTCTGAAATTGCTGATTTATGCGGATTTCAATCCCCATACTACTTTACGAGGAAATTCCGAGATCATTATGGGATGAGTCCTACTCAATACAGAAACACCCTGCTAAAAGAGGACGTCTGA
- a CDS encoding AzlD domain-containing protein — protein sequence MVIFSTLWLQTVIIGLGTYFIRSGSLIGAGRINWSTWFKNWLSFVTPAVLGALLGPLLLLPNSHWEPLFQNTTLWSAIPTALVAWFTRNLILTVASGVVCFAIATHFF from the coding sequence GTGGTTATCTTTAGCACACTTTGGCTACAAACGGTCATTATTGGCTTAGGAACTTATTTCATTCGATCAGGTTCGCTAATTGGGGCTGGGCGTATAAATTGGTCAACATGGTTTAAAAACTGGCTATCCTTTGTGACACCAGCCGTTTTAGGCGCTTTGTTAGGTCCGCTTCTTTTGCTGCCGAACAGCCACTGGGAACCATTATTCCAAAATACAACTTTATGGTCAGCGATTCCAACCGCTTTGGTTGCATGGTTTACACGTAATTTAATTTTGACGGTCGCCAGTGGTGTCGTGTGCTTTGCGATCGCCACACATTTTTTCTAA
- a CDS encoding sugar ABC transporter permease, whose amino-acid sequence MIGIKEVSDQRVAVNSRRKSKTRSQIAPYLFVSPFYVLFAVFFVYPLGFAAVLSFTGWDQASPMKWVGVSNYLHFWADPYFRESVVNTLVYIIGSLMISFLLSLPLAMALNSKRVRGRTFLRVLYFTPIVTPGVAVVIVFNMIYDKNFGLLNAFLHWFGIHPIPWLDSTFWSKISVLGLVAWQWTGLNSLYFIAGLQAIPQSLYEAASLDGANKWGLIRHITLPALSPMMVFVLITSFVGSSQLFDQPFILTNGGPLNSSLSYANYLYQQGLSYLHLGYASAMGMLLLAVVACLSFIQYRKFSRAMQ is encoded by the coding sequence ATGATAGGTATCAAAGAGGTAAGTGACCAACGAGTTGCTGTGAATTCAAGGCGGAAAAGCAAGACTCGATCACAGATTGCACCTTATCTATTCGTCAGTCCATTTTATGTTCTATTTGCAGTCTTTTTCGTGTACCCCTTAGGGTTTGCCGCCGTTCTTAGTTTTACAGGCTGGGACCAGGCTTCGCCAATGAAGTGGGTTGGGGTCAGCAATTATCTACACTTTTGGGCGGATCCGTACTTCAGGGAATCAGTGGTCAACACATTGGTGTACATTATCGGCAGTTTAATGATTTCCTTCCTTTTGTCATTACCTTTAGCGATGGCACTCAATAGTAAGCGAGTCAGGGGAAGAACTTTTCTTAGAGTATTATATTTCACGCCTATTGTGACACCTGGCGTCGCTGTGGTGATCGTATTTAACATGATCTACGACAAGAATTTTGGACTTTTGAATGCGTTTCTTCATTGGTTCGGTATTCATCCGATTCCATGGCTTGATAGTACGTTCTGGTCCAAAATTTCCGTATTAGGACTCGTTGCATGGCAATGGACAGGACTGAATTCGCTGTATTTTATCGCCGGCTTACAAGCAATTCCCCAAAGTTTGTACGAGGCGGCCTCCTTAGACGGTGCAAATAAATGGGGACTTATCCGTCACATTACGCTGCCCGCCTTATCCCCGATGATGGTGTTCGTTCTTATAACCTCATTTGTAGGTTCCTCACAGCTGTTCGACCAACCCTTCATTCTTACAAACGGAGGACCTCTGAATTCCAGTTTGAGTTATGCCAACTACTTATACCAACAGGGATTATCTTATTTGCACCTAGGCTACGCTTCAGCCATGGGCATGTTGCTGTTGGCTGTCGTAGCGTGTCTGTCATTTATTCAATATCGAAAATTTTCCCGTGCAATGCAATAA
- a CDS encoding XRE family transcriptional regulator, giving the protein MDSKELTKNIGTALRNLRKGRQLTLDQLAEMTEVSKPMLGQIERGETNPTVVTLWKIANGLNVPFSIFLDSPKRHVTVMKGKDHPRISDENGDYTIRNILSIRQPHPTDAFHVRLLANSKHASHAHGSFVTEGIWITKGQLHLELDDQIYLLENGDSIHFVADMNHTYHNKIEQDCEFIVVLTYISSEQIDY; this is encoded by the coding sequence GTGGATTCAAAAGAGTTGACGAAAAATATTGGTACCGCACTAAGGAATCTTCGGAAAGGTAGACAATTGACCCTCGATCAGCTTGCTGAAATGACGGAAGTGAGCAAGCCTATGCTGGGTCAAATTGAACGAGGTGAAACGAATCCTACCGTAGTAACCTTGTGGAAAATTGCAAATGGACTTAATGTTCCATTCTCTATCTTTTTAGACAGCCCGAAAAGACATGTGACTGTGATGAAAGGAAAGGACCATCCACGGATATCGGATGAAAATGGGGATTATACCATCCGGAATATCTTATCGATACGACAACCACACCCTACGGATGCCTTTCATGTTCGTTTACTTGCCAATAGTAAACATGCATCTCATGCACACGGTTCCTTCGTCACTGAGGGCATCTGGATAACCAAAGGACAACTACACCTTGAGCTTGATGATCAAATTTACTTGTTGGAAAATGGCGACTCTATACACTTCGTAGCGGATATGAATCACACGTATCACAATAAAATTGAACAGGATTGTGAGTTCATCGTTGTGCTTACATATATCTCTTCTGAGCAAATCGACTATTGA
- a CDS encoding phytanoyl-CoA dioxygenase family protein — protein sequence MDHPLDDALITENDVEFFHKDGYLIIRNIFSGEEIEALKNNFMAMHAKGTIPGCFQAVSIEEAERTGDILKAYPRMMHPHRVNEMAMSYMLDRRIILILERLLGEEVIAAQSMLYFKPPGAKGQALHQDNFYLRVEPGTCIAAWTALDDVDEQNGGLFIVPNSQKEAIQCPHAADSERSFTTEEVDVPEGLTPIPAILKAGDVLFFNGNVIHGSYPNQSSTRFRRAFICHYAGISAQKISQWYFPLYKADGSTVEREVNTSGGPCGTEYVVSGPH from the coding sequence ATGGATCACCCGTTGGACGATGCTCTGATCACCGAAAACGACGTCGAGTTTTTTCATAAAGATGGATATCTAATTATTAGGAATATTTTTAGTGGTGAAGAAATTGAAGCGCTCAAGAATAATTTTATGGCCATGCACGCTAAAGGTACCATTCCGGGTTGCTTTCAGGCGGTCTCCATTGAAGAGGCGGAACGCACTGGAGATATTCTCAAAGCCTATCCTCGGATGATGCACCCACATCGCGTCAACGAAATGGCCATGTCATATATGCTCGACAGACGTATTATTCTCATTCTGGAGCGACTTCTGGGAGAAGAAGTGATTGCCGCCCAAAGCATGCTGTATTTTAAACCTCCGGGAGCGAAGGGCCAAGCGCTGCATCAAGACAATTTTTATCTCAGGGTTGAACCGGGAACGTGTATCGCGGCATGGACCGCGCTTGACGATGTCGATGAACAGAATGGTGGGTTGTTCATTGTTCCGAATTCGCAAAAGGAAGCAATTCAATGCCCACATGCAGCTGACTCCGAGCGTTCCTTTACCACGGAGGAAGTTGACGTCCCGGAAGGATTAACCCCCATCCCAGCCATCCTGAAGGCGGGAGACGTTCTATTCTTCAATGGCAATGTCATTCATGGGTCGTACCCCAACCAGAGCAGCACTCGATTTCGACGGGCATTTATATGTCATTACGCAGGTATTTCAGCTCAGAAGATATCGCAGTGGTATTTCCCGCTTTATAAGGCGGACGGGAGTACTGTCGAACGGGAGGTTAACACAAGTGGAGGGCCTTGCGGTACAGAATACGTCGTTAGCGGCCCTCACTAG